The following proteins come from a genomic window of Montipora foliosa isolate CH-2021 chromosome 2, ASM3666993v2, whole genome shotgun sequence:
- the LOC137990761 gene encoding adenosine receptor A1-like has product MTALQAPNSCGKVLPPTGLSYFTASFSVFLALITIPGNLLVCIAIIKDPFRNLKTPFHYFLLSLAATDLIVGTLMDPVSAIYHIGEGLQSDIVDIKILHILYFILSTASILTLAALTADRYVAVSTPVKYKTMVTSKRAIITSIIIWIVAFGFSFVYFKLGFIFYSFIFANTAVICTFAVLLFVHMAIVKRLHERAKYWRDRRANDSTESGKLENKNKIIEAKKESKAVKALMLVLFAFFASFTPACIMIYLLNFCTSCSCLMIHWLRDLQFLIVLCNSGINPYLYAWRIPQFKRAFFKLVNIKQARVVVDVSFSTTQCPEKL; this is encoded by the coding sequence ATGACGGCCCTTCAGGCTCCAAACTCATGTGGGAAAGTTCTTCCACCCACTGGATTGTCTTATTTTACTGCATCGTTTTCAGTGTTTCTTGCGCTCATAACCATTCCCGGAAACCTACTAGTATGTATCGCCATCATTAAGGATCCATTCAGGAATCTTAAAACTCCATTTCATTACTTTTTGTTGAGCTTAGCCGCGACAGATTTGATAGTAGGAACATTGATGGACCCTGTATCTGCCATATACCACATTGGTGAAGGGCTTCAATCCGACATTGTAGACATCAAGATCCTGCACATTTTGTATTTCATCTTGAGTACGGCATCTATTTTGACACTGGCAGCACTTACAGCCGACAGATATGTCGCCGTGTCAACGCCCGTGAAATACAAGACAATGGTAACATCAAAACGTGCCATCATAACATCCATCATAATTTGGATTGTGGCATTTGGATTTTCCTTTGTCTACTTCAAACTCGGATTCATATTTTATTCCTTTATTTTCGCCAACACCGCAGTCATCTGCACGTTTGCCGTACTTTTATTTGTCCACATGGCAATTGTCAAAAGACTGCACGAACGGGCAAAATATTGGCGAGATCGGAGAGCAAACGACAGCACAGAATCTGGTAAactggaaaataaaaacaaaatcataGAAGCAAAGAAAGAGAGCAAAGCGGTTAAGGCATTGATGCtcgttctttttgcttttttcgcATCCTTTACACCTGCATGCATAATGATCTACCTGTTGAATTTCTGTACTAGTTGTAGTTGTTTAATGATTCACTGGTTGCGAGATTTGCAATTTTTGATTGTCTTATGCAACTCTGGTATTAACCCGTATTTGTATGCGTGGAGAATTCCCCAATTCAAAAGAGCATTTTTCAAACTTGTGAACATAAAGCAAGCGAGAGTGGTCGTGGatgtttccttttcaacaactcAATGTCCAGAAAAGCTGTAA